In the Glycine max cultivar Williams 82 chromosome 19, Glycine_max_v4.0, whole genome shotgun sequence genome, GGAGATGttgatgatagaaaaagtactaccaaatttgtattttttatgggtGATTGTGTTTTTACATGGAGTTCTAAGAAGCAAGGCATTGTGACACTTTCTACTTGGGAAGCCGAGTATGTAGCTGCAATTTCTTGCACATGTCATGCCATTTGGCTAAGAAGATTGTTGGAGGAACTTCAGTTGTTGCAAAAGGAAAGCACAAAGATCTATGTTGATAATAGATCTGCACAAGAGCTTGTCAAGAATCCGGTGTTCCATGAACGAAGTAAGCATATAGATACAAGGTATCATTTCATTAGAGAGTGCATTACCAAGAAAGAAGTAGAATTGACTCATGTGAAAACTCAAGATCAAGTTGCAGATATTTTTACCAAGCCTCTCAAATTTAAAGATTTTCGAAGATTGCGAGCAAGACTTGGTGTGCAGAAGAATTTTCCAATTAAGGGAGGAtgttagatattaattagaaaaataataataacaagttttatgaGCCTTAAATTGTGGAAGATGAAAGTTGTAAGTTACAAAGTCTTAAATAAGCAATTATGTGAGCATTCAATATTCTTGAATAAGCAAATTATGTGAGTAGTCACtctattttagtataaatagggGATCATACTCTTGTATTTTGGTGtggcaaatgaaataaaatcttcttcttcttccgacATATACAAGGTCAGATCGGCATATTGTTGGCTAAGGAAAGTGATGCAAAATGTGAATGATTTAAAAGTCCCTGACAACTAGAAGGCTTTGGGGAAGCCGCATGTTTAGGGGAAGGTGAGAAACCTTTTTTGGCGCACATGCAGGAGTTGTCTACCAACTCGTACGCAGCTCTGCACACGAGGGGTGGAATATCCAACAACGTGCATGTTTTGCGAGACAAATCTTGAAAATGGTTGGCACATTTTGCTGAACTGTGAGTTTAGTATCCAAGTCTGGAAGGAAGCTGGGTTGTGGTCTCATCTGGAGCGGTGATTCGAGTAGTAAAAGGACTATCTAAGGTTGTGTTCGCAATAATAATGAGCCTGGAAAAGCATTTGGTAGAGAGATTCGCAATGATAGCTTGGAGTATCTGGCAATGCCGAAACGGGAAACTGTACATGTGGGTGGATAAGATGGGCACCCCGAGACAGGTAGTGGAGAGGGGGAGATAAATGCTATAGGATTGGAAAAAGGTCATAAATCTTGATAACCACGTGGTAAAAATGAGAGAATTGCAAGAGGAACTCACTGGAAACCCCCCACAGGAGATGCGTTGGAATGATTCCAAGGCAACTTTCTTTGGCTAGCAAGGAGGTTTTGGGTATGGTATGTGCATGAGAGATAGCTTGTGGTAGTTTTGTTTATCTTCAGTGGATTGGAAACATGTTGATATTCCAATTCGTGAAGGGGAGGCACTTGTTGTGCTTGCTTCAATTAAGTGGTTGATGGACCTAGACACTTGGCTTGCCTTCGTTGAGATAAACTGTAAGCAAGTCGTGGACGCTCTCAAGTGCAATTCGGGTGATTTCTTTGAATTTGGCAGTATCATTTCACAATGCAAGGTTCTTTTATGTATGGTACCTAACTTTCAAGTTAGCTTTGTTAGAAGGCAGGCCATCCTAGAAGCACATGCTTTAGCTAGGGCATCAAGGAACTATGCATGCCTTACTAGTTTCTGTATTATTCCATATTGTATTGTTGGAAATATTATCAATGAAACGAGTTAAGTTGTTTGccctaaaaaaaacaatgaaagggAATAAAACACATAAATAGGAATGCCACccttttttagtataaaaaaaatgtcacccATTTTTTAACGATTGATATATCTTAGGAATGAAGACAGAGGTACTGGAAgtgcttttttaatttttatattttataaaactggAAGTATTcgacttaatttttatattttttaaaacgggAAGtgcttttttaattagttttgtgGATGTTTTAGctttatgttaattttgttcatgttaaaacttattttctaatatttttaaaaatgcatgatgttttttaaatggaaaaagtaaaaccaaaaaaagctaAGCAAACGCAATTGTTGTTAAAATTAGCAAGTTACCCATGATGTATTACTGAGATATTTAtaaacttaataataataaaattatatgtctTGGAAAGAAAACATATAACAGTAGATGCCTCCATAGATgataatgaatatttaatttttataaataaatcaattaaatagttaaatttttttaatttaagcaaaaattttgaaaataaattatttcaaataacatatatttttaatatttattaatttaatataatatatcaaaataaaaaaattcatttgacaTATTATCAAACtataaaacttaatttaaatctaaattaacgttaaatatatttaaacatattGTTTtggagaaataaaatatataagggtaaaatatatttttatcattctaattttttgttttaaatttggtattaattatttaaagaaaaaattgtccTATTTTCATCTCTCTGATTTGAAAATactccatttttttattgtcaaattATAGTTACCATTTAATAGCAGTTAAAAaccataagaaaatatattttgatgacCAAAAAtggaatattttgaaattagaaataataaatttttagagaattaaaattgaatACTATTATTTCTAtctatataattttatcttataaaaataatagaaaaatgaattaaattatgtatagagtatcaatttttttttttcatatcgaTACATATGACATTTTCCCAACAATTAATGTATGTGAGACAGAAACTTTCACTTACAATTTTTagcttttattaatattatatttaattttttaataattaataagcataaaaataaactgtaaataaaatagaattttataaaatctatgATGGTAGAGTAGTTCCCtagataaaatagaaataagttCACAAATTATATTCAAGAGGCTTAAATACAATTTGCTTCTCCCATTTAATTTGTCCAATTTGGTTTCCCAATTTAGAAGATACTTAGTCCCCTTAATTGTcggatttttgaaaaaagttattcttatttattttttatttgtaaagttcaaaattacattaattattcttttatcaattatagTTTTACTTGTCTCATTTATTCTGAAGTGGACAGAGAAAGGAGTGAAATAGAAAAATTtacaactattttattaaaatcatgaatttttttttacaaaacaatattaaaatacatataaaaagaaacaaaggtagtacattataattaattaaataattacttgatggtacttaaatgaatatattaggATTATGGttcaattgaaatatataaaaaaaaattaaatattgtaccaagttattaatttttgaaaactagAGGAGACTAAGGACTCATTtgtctaaaattaaataaaaagggcTTTTAAGTAAGTGCCTTTAAAAAAAGTGCTCTTTTATAagcatttgtttattttatagaagCAGTTAAGATAtggttctaaaaaaaattaaaatacaaacaatttaaacaaacataaaaaaacacatacaactgctttttttaaaaaaatagtaaataaatttaaataaatacctaaattagttaaaataggaagatgaaaattacaaattgaataaaataggaAGACTTAAATTGTATTTAAGTCTAAAAGATTTTAgaagaataaaaacaatttttactcaaaatataaataaaaaaataagtaaaatttataataaaaacaattcacACGTgacttaatgaaaaaaaatctaaaatctaaaatttaaattcataagATAAGAACGAAGgtaattttctattaattaacttttcttTTCCTACTCTTCCACGCCAACCGTTTCTCAAAAAATGAGGAGcaacttaaaaaataagtacAAGAGGAGAGAGACTGAGTCACCCATGCCCCTTTCTTctttctaatattattttttttttcttgcattcTTTATTTCTTCACATTGAACTGCTGTAGCAGCATGAGCCACTGTGCATAGCACAGTTACTTCtctctttatcattttttcccAAATGGGGAATTAAAAAATGCGGTGGTGGATGGTGCAGTTGATGAGAATGctaattaaaatagttaaatttggTTTTGTgtgtatattttaataatccaaattataaaaaaagcatATACTAAATTAAGCATATGTTTCCAGCAAATGGTGGGTGTCTCCATGTTGGATCTCTctcgtttcttcttcttcttcttcttcaccttAGTGTTCTCCTTCAACACTCTTAAGTCACTTTTGTCTTCTCCTTCAATATGGTGTTATTAGCTTGAACTCACTCCCAACGTTTCTTTTCTCATTGTTTTGACTGCAATATTGTAACGCTCACACTCCTTTTATTGCTGCCTTTGACTTGTCTTCCTTCCTTtgcaagagtttttttttttttaccttctcttctctctctttccttctttgatctttgtatgttatatatataggcGTTTGTTGCCTCACGGGGGCGTTTCTTTTCTTAATATCTGAATAAATAGGCACAAACTCATGCCTCAAAATCCTCACTTTTCTTCACTTTCCCTTCTAAATCAATCTGTGGTCATTGTCTCTTTCATGGCATGTTTGTGTGTTGATTATTCTCTTTGAAGGCTGATATATCTACCAACTTCTCATGATGTGAAGCTTTGTGGTATTTGTGTTGGGGCGGGCTTCTTTTATCAAGGTAAGAATCTCTTAATCCATtaagaaatcattttgttctgAACTTCTGATTATATTCATTTATAAGCATTAGTTTTCGTGGCTGAAATTCACATTAATCTTCTATTTCTTGAagttttgttaatcaacaaaTGGAAATGCCTTGGTTAATCGGTGTCTTATACACATCTCATGCATTTCAGaagatttatttgttttaaagacGATTCTTAGAGTTCTTATAATGTTATGCAGCAAAGAAAACTCTCATTCtgtttttgatattttgattttctttttcttaaggaAATTGGAATAgtactaattaaaatatgaagtagctttttttttttcactcctgTTTACTGGATTTCTATGTCTGTTTGTTGAACTTGTGCATATATGTATCTATATTTCTTACTCGTAACGCCTCACATGTCAACTAGAAATGTTGTTGCTGATGCTTTTGTCTGGATTTTCTCTCTGCAGATACAGGCAATTTCCTTCATAATAAGAGGGTAAAGAGTTTCCCTTATCAACATTTAACGTAGAGAACATATTGGGGGAGCATTGGCCTAGAAATGACCTATTATGACTAATAGAAAAGCATTACCTGTTCCAACCTTTGTTAGTGGCTTTTGTTTTAGTTACCATAGTTCGCAAAAGAAGATGAGAGTTAGGGAGTTATCACCCTCTGATGGCAATGGTTCCTCTACTAATGAAGATGAACCTTTACCTCAGGATGCAGATTATATTAATGTTCTGAGTCTTAGTGATGAGCTAGAGACTTCAATCTTGGCAAGATTTCCAAGATCACAGCACTGGAAGTTGTGCTTTCTCAACAAGCGGTTCTTGGCTCTCTCAAGGAGTGGCGAGATCTACAAAATAAGGAGAGAGTTAGGATTCAAAGAACCTTCAGTGTTCATGCTGGTAAGTGGGGAGAGCAATTGGTGGGGAATGGAGTGGCCTTTCATGTCAAGCAAGAAGCTCCCTCCTATCCAATCAGATTATAATTTTGAGTTTGGAGATAAGGAGTCATTTTGTGCAGGCTCTCACCTATTAGTCTCAGGCAAGGAGATTGATGGGGCTGTTATTTGGAGGTTCAATTCGATAAAAAATGAATGGCGCAAAGGGCCATCTATGATCAATCCAAGGTGTCTTTTTGCATCAGCCACTTGCAGTGCTATTGCTTTTGTTGCTGGGGGGCTTGATGCAGGAACTTACACCCAAGTCTTGGATTCTGCTGAGAAGTACAACTCTGAAAGCCGGTGTTGGGAGCCCCTCCCAAGAATGAAcaagaagagaaagttttgcTCAGGTTGTTTCATGGACAACAAATTCTATGTCCTTGGAGGGCAAGATGAGCATGGAAAGGACCTCACTTGTGGGGAATTCTTTGATGGAAAGGCAAATAGTTGGAACTTGATTCCTGACATGTGGAAGGATATTGTTTCACAGTCTCCACCTCTTCTTGCTGTTGTGAACAATGAGTTGTACACACTGGATGCTTCTTCCAATGAGCTGAAAGTGTATGTGAAAGGAACCAACACATGGAAGACTTTGGGAGTGGTTCCTGTGAGAGCTGATGCACAAGGAGGTTGGGGTGTGGCTTTTAAGTCTCTTGGTGATGAGTTGCTTGTTATTGGTGCACCTTCTATGCCACACATAGTGCATGCCTTGTCTATGTACACTTGCTGCCCTGATCCTGATGATGAGAAATTGAGGTGGAGGCAAATTGGATGTGGCAGCATTCAGCTTAATCACTTTATCCGCAATTGTGCGGTGATGGGGACCTGAACTTTGAGCAACAAGAAGAGCTTGAAATCAATCTCAGAATAACACTTGGAGGGTAATCTTGAGTTGTGATTAAGACAACCTTCTGTCATTTGATGATTTGATCTTTGTTTGTATTAATATGTTACATGTTGGTGTCACTTTTTGAAACAAGTTATTGTTAGGAAGCTTGTTGATGTATCTTCTACCTTTCATCTTTAACTTAGGAGGAGTGAAAAATGGTAAGTATGATCCTATTATTGCTGGAGAAGAAAACCAGATAAGGAGGTTCAAAGCtcaaatgctattttttttcccCTTGTTCTGGTGCTGATTATGTCAAGATTTCAAATCATGTTACTGAATATCAAATTTGAATCATTTGCTTCATTGCTTGAGTTGCCATACTTCGAATTACTTTTCAGTTCTTTGTCACCAGTTTCCATATTAATATATCTTAAGGGAATCCGACTTCGTTTTGTCAAAACTCTGAGCACTAGCATGTAACATTTCCTACTAATATGTTTTATCTATATGAATGCTACAAGACTTTTATTGTTGGTATTATTTCTTGGTTCTATTTTATCTCCAACAAGTTTAGTAATGAGTACAATGGTCCTATTGTTCCAATGGAAATTTTTAAATGCACAATTTCAacaatcttttatttctttttttgctaTGTTTAACTCTACGTATTCCTCTGTCTTTGTAGAGTACATTGGATGTGCAAAAATAACTACAAGagagtttttgttatttatattaatagttatctttgatgtttggttttagaagaaaaatgaaaaaaataaaaataaaaatgaaagaaaagaaaataaataaaaaataagatgatttttaagttGTATGGTAGGGGAGAAAATGAATAGAAGTTTtagatgtataaaaaaaatgtattagaaaTAACATAAGTattctcaaaaagaaaagaaaaaatatgatcaaaattatgtcaatttaacttttatacaATGAATTGTCTCATTTTCGTCCAATACAGAGAGAACCAAAAGTTAAgatggaattaaaaaaaaaatatatttcctcTAATGTGgtgaacttcttttttttttaaccataggaattgaagaatataaaaaaaaattacaataaaatttaagataactcacatctttttgaattaattaaattaaatccgTAGTATGTTATTAGGTGAACAAAAGAAGCTAAAGAAAGAATAATTTgaagtttttatttctctcaGATACTATCTATCCCATTGGTTTCATGAATTTTTTCCCCTTCCTTTGTTAAATCCTCCGCAAgagaatattattaaaacaaatgaatttttataGAAGCAACTATAACCAATATTGCTTAACCATTTAATAATTGTACGAAGAGCTCATCTTTTGATACTTCATCCTCGAGATATGAAATTGACTCTGAGCTGTCATTTCACAATTAAATTCTGATATATGCTGATTTTTATACAAGTAACAAGTACAATGATGAATGACAAACTGCATAGCAGGAGCATGTACGTATTTCCAATCTTACTTCAGATATGGCAAATAGCTGAACAGCTAAAATGTGATCTTTTGCTCCAATTTTTCTTGCACGGTTAGATGATATCTTAGGGTAATGtaacttgaaataaataaaaatctatttcagaAATATgtttacgttttttttttttttttgaaacggccaaacaagaaaaatatattaaagatattaCTAATTAGTCttagtattatt is a window encoding:
- the LOC100783477 gene encoding F-box/kelch-repeat protein At3g27150, producing MTNRKALPVPTFVSGFCFSYHSSQKKMRVRELSPSDGNGSSTNEDEPLPQDADYINVLSLSDELETSILARFPRSQHWKLCFLNKRFLALSRSGEIYKIRRELGFKEPSVFMLVSGESNWWGMEWPFMSSKKLPPIQSDYNFEFGDKESFCAGSHLLVSGKEIDGAVIWRFNSIKNEWRKGPSMINPRCLFASATCSAIAFVAGGLDAGTYTQVLDSAEKYNSESRCWEPLPRMNKKRKFCSGCFMDNKFYVLGGQDEHGKDLTCGEFFDGKANSWNLIPDMWKDIVSQSPPLLAVVNNELYTLDASSNELKVYVKGTNTWKTLGVVPVRADAQGGWGVAFKSLGDELLVIGAPSMPHIVHALSMYTCCPDPDDEKLRWRQIGCGSIQLNHFIRNCAVMGT